In Aureibaculum algae, the following are encoded in one genomic region:
- the pafA gene encoding alkaline phosphatase PafA, which yields MKNLLSFVLTLVLFTSSFAQNSVVNEPAFSHTAIEMQRPKLVVGIVVDQMRYDYLTRFYNRYGNDGFKRIIDGGFSCENGHYNYIPTYTAVGHTSIYTGTTPSYHGIIGNNWYDKFAKKSIYCVDDVDYKSVGADDGGKKSPRRMLATTIGDELKMAQNKRGKVIGLSIKDRSAILPAGHAADGSYWFQGKKEGKFITSSYYMDKLPKWVQEFNKNGNAKKYLNSTWNTLYDINTYTESIADDNKFEGLFKGKKTPTFPYDLKKLKKNNGYYDLLKAVPYGNTIVKDFAEAAIIGENLGQTQNVTDFLAVSFSSTDYVGHKFGVDSKEIEDTYLRLDKELASFFKFLDEKVGKGNYTLFLTADHAAVQVPSYLKTLKIPSGYFDNKDFKKKANAFLLEKYKSDDLIEDISNFQIFLNKSKIKELKLEANEVAQSLADEVINYKGISRAVTSRTMQTANFTGGIMHFLQNGYNQKFSGDVLLVPNPATISYSKTGSTHGSGYNYDTHVPIIFYGKGIKQGSSKSLVNITDIAPTISTLLEITFPNATSGKVVQEVLED from the coding sequence ATGAAAAATTTATTATCTTTTGTTCTCACCTTAGTTTTATTCACTTCTAGTTTCGCTCAAAATTCTGTTGTAAATGAACCAGCGTTCAGTCATACTGCAATCGAAATGCAACGCCCAAAATTGGTTGTTGGTATTGTAGTTGATCAAATGCGTTATGACTATTTAACACGGTTTTACAATAGATATGGGAATGATGGTTTTAAAAGAATAATTGATGGTGGGTTTAGCTGTGAAAATGGGCATTATAATTACATTCCTACCTATACAGCTGTTGGCCATACTTCTATATATACAGGTACTACACCAAGTTATCACGGTATAATTGGTAACAATTGGTATGATAAGTTCGCTAAAAAATCTATTTATTGTGTAGATGATGTTGATTATAAGAGTGTTGGAGCAGACGATGGAGGTAAAAAGTCACCACGAAGAATGTTAGCTACCACAATAGGTGATGAGCTTAAAATGGCACAAAATAAGAGAGGTAAAGTCATAGGGTTAAGTATAAAAGATAGATCAGCTATTTTACCAGCAGGTCATGCAGCGGATGGATCTTATTGGTTTCAAGGAAAAAAAGAAGGTAAGTTTATTACCAGTTCTTATTATATGGATAAATTACCGAAATGGGTTCAAGAGTTTAATAAGAATGGCAATGCTAAAAAATATTTAAATTCCACTTGGAATACACTGTACGATATTAATACATACACAGAAAGTATTGCCGATGATAATAAGTTTGAAGGATTATTTAAAGGGAAAAAAACACCAACATTTCCTTATGATTTAAAAAAACTGAAGAAGAATAATGGCTATTACGATCTTTTAAAGGCTGTGCCTTACGGTAATACTATTGTAAAAGATTTTGCTGAGGCAGCTATAATTGGCGAGAATTTAGGTCAAACACAAAATGTAACTGACTTTTTAGCAGTTAGTTTTTCAAGTACCGATTATGTGGGGCATAAATTTGGGGTTGATTCCAAAGAAATTGAAGATACGTATTTAAGATTGGATAAAGAGTTGGCTTCATTTTTTAAGTTTTTAGACGAAAAGGTAGGTAAAGGTAATTACACCTTATTTTTAACTGCAGACCATGCTGCTGTGCAAGTACCTTCCTATTTAAAGACGTTAAAAATACCTTCAGGTTATTTTGATAATAAAGATTTTAAAAAGAAAGCAAATGCCTTTCTTTTAGAGAAGTATAAATCTGATGATTTGATTGAAGACATCTCTAATTTTCAAATCTTTTTAAACAAAAGTAAAATTAAAGAGTTGAAATTAGAGGCGAATGAAGTGGCTCAAAGCTTAGCAGATGAAGTTATTAATTATAAAGGTATTTCAAGAGCAGTAACGTCTCGTACCATGCAAACTGCCAATTTTACTGGGGGTATAATGCACTTTTTACAAAACGGATACAATCAGAAATTTTCAGGGGATGTATTATTAGTGCCAAACCCAGCTACAATAAGCTATTCAAAAACAGGTTCTACACATGGTTCAGGTTATAATTACGATACGCATGTGCCTATCATTTTTTATGGTAAAGGTATTAAGCAAGGATCAAGTAAAAGTCTCGTAAATATTACGGATATAGCTCCAACAATCTCAACTTTGTTGGAAATTACATTTCCTAATGCCACTTCAGGTAAAGTAGTACAAGAAGTTTTAGAAGATTAA
- a CDS encoding MlaE family ABC transporter permease: MLKEVFKRPQKGSIFRESIFKEIEDLGINSIGIVAFISFFVGGVVVIQTALNLDNPITPKYLIGYASRESLILEFSPTLISIILAGKVGSYITSSIGTMRVTEQIDALEVMGINSLNYLVLPKIIANVFFYPFVIIISIWLGIFGGWVAGNLTGLVSSADYIMGIRSEFEPFHLVYSMIKTSVFAFVIATIPAYQGFYVKGGAIEVGNASTRAVVWTSIVIIVLNYFLTQMLLGK; the protein is encoded by the coding sequence ATGCTTAAAGAGGTTTTTAAAAGACCTCAAAAAGGATCTATTTTTAGAGAATCCATTTTTAAAGAAATTGAAGATTTGGGTATTAACTCCATAGGAATAGTTGCTTTTATTTCCTTTTTTGTTGGTGGTGTTGTGGTTATTCAAACCGCTTTAAATTTGGACAATCCCATTACACCAAAATATTTAATTGGATATGCATCTAGAGAATCGTTAATATTAGAATTTTCACCAACACTTATTTCAATTATTTTAGCAGGAAAAGTAGGCTCGTACATTACTTCTAGTATTGGTACTATGCGAGTTACAGAACAGATTGATGCTCTAGAAGTAATGGGTATCAATTCATTAAATTATTTAGTGCTCCCAAAAATTATTGCTAACGTTTTCTTTTATCCGTTCGTGATTATTATTAGTATTTGGCTTGGTATTTTTGGAGGATGGGTTGCTGGAAATTTAACAGGATTAGTAAGCTCAGCTGATTACATAATGGGTATTAGAAGTGAATTTGAACCTTTTCACTTGGTCTATTCTATGATTAAGACTTCTGTATTTGCTTTTGTTATTGCTACAATACCGGCGTATCAAGGCTTTTATGTTAAAGGAGGAGCTATTGAAGTGGGTAATGCCAGTACACGTGCCGTAGTATGGACAAGTATTGTAATAATCGTATTGAATTACTTTTTAACTCAAATGCTTTTAGGAAAATGA